In Methanosarcina siciliae T4/M, one genomic interval encodes:
- a CDS encoding glycosyltransferase family 4 protein → MNKQLKVFFIGTYVPKECGIATFTFDLLNSVSGVHDDVHCEVIALNDPSETYNYPEEVIFQIERNRLEDYYRAADFINQSDADIVCLQHEFGLFWGNAGDYIFALLSGINKPVITTMHTVIKEPEPEYRISTEQLIRYSEKLVVMSQTAVEMLKEVYKVPDEKIEMIFHGLPDYPFNNCKKYKQKLELKGSPLLLTFGLLSQNKGIESMLEALPALVRQYPDLVYLILGATHPVIRKQYGESYRQYLTNRVSELGLEKNVLFHDKFVEKDELCNYILASDIYVSPYLSKEQIVSGALTYAIGMGKAIVSTPYWYAQEMLSENRGLLVDFGDTEGFKNSLLYLIENPEECDKMRRRAYDFGRKMTWKNIGKEYNVVFTKALKQYRPYSGTQNRFNFLPDQLPEIKLDHLKLLTDNVGIIQHTNLGVPARHYGYSTDDMGRGLAALAQLIDSQEKAEELWKLITTYMSFLEHAQTDTGHFHNFMNYKREFLDEEGSEDTLGRAVYGLGHVISCPYLSKNMRTLAHTLISKAGTQMENLSYPRAKAYTICGLYEMLRAGVDADSFESIFNSRRDAVRAVDSLIDRDTFESLFLSHADSLVDLYEANRKEDWEWFEPTVTYSNAKLSESLILAYKYTKDRTYRKAGLATLDFLTETQWKGDFFDIIGNKGWYSWSGEKPIFDQQPIEAGYLTQAYISAYEAVRVSKYLKLARYSFEYFLGRNRLQIPMYDSLTGAVYDGINCDGINCNQGAESVICFLLALSSLNKCTDEAYSALFQPSARSEGLTKKKSLLAVNQID, encoded by the coding sequence TTGAATAAACAGTTGAAAGTCTTCTTTATAGGAACTTATGTTCCGAAAGAATGTGGAATTGCAACATTTACTTTTGATCTTTTAAATTCGGTATCTGGTGTGCATGACGATGTACATTGCGAAGTCATTGCTCTTAATGACCCTTCCGAAACTTACAACTATCCTGAAGAGGTCATTTTTCAAATAGAACGAAACAGACTTGAAGATTACTACAGGGCTGCAGATTTTATAAACCAGTCCGATGCGGATATCGTATGTCTTCAACATGAATTCGGGCTTTTCTGGGGAAACGCGGGAGATTATATTTTTGCTCTGCTTTCAGGAATAAACAAACCTGTAATTACCACCATGCATACGGTAATTAAGGAACCGGAACCGGAATATCGTATATCTACAGAGCAGCTCATAAGATATTCCGAAAAGCTGGTTGTAATGAGCCAGACTGCAGTCGAGATGTTAAAAGAAGTATATAAAGTTCCGGATGAAAAAATCGAGATGATTTTTCACGGCTTACCTGATTATCCGTTTAACAACTGCAAGAAGTACAAACAGAAACTGGAGCTGAAAGGATCTCCTCTTCTACTCACCTTTGGCCTGCTGAGCCAGAATAAAGGCATCGAAAGCATGCTAGAAGCTCTACCGGCACTTGTAAGACAGTATCCTGATCTTGTGTACCTGATACTGGGTGCCACTCACCCTGTTATAAGGAAGCAATATGGTGAAAGCTACAGGCAGTATCTCACAAACAGGGTTTCCGAACTGGGGCTCGAGAAGAACGTACTATTTCACGATAAATTTGTAGAAAAAGATGAGCTCTGCAATTATATCCTTGCCAGTGACATCTACGTATCTCCCTATCTTTCCAAGGAACAGATAGTAAGCGGCGCTCTTACCTATGCGATTGGGATGGGAAAAGCAATAGTATCCACCCCTTACTGGTACGCCCAGGAAATGCTTTCCGAGAACCGGGGTCTGCTCGTTGATTTCGGAGACACAGAGGGCTTTAAAAATTCGCTTCTATATTTAATAGAAAACCCAGAAGAGTGTGACAAAATGCGCAGAAGGGCCTACGATTTTGGGAGGAAAATGACCTGGAAAAATATAGGAAAAGAATACAACGTGGTTTTTACCAAAGCATTAAAGCAATACAGACCCTACTCCGGAACCCAAAACCGGTTCAATTTCCTGCCGGACCAGCTTCCCGAAATAAAACTCGACCACCTCAAACTGCTGACCGATAATGTGGGGATTATCCAGCATACCAATCTGGGGGTTCCGGCAAGGCATTACGGGTACAGTACTGATGATATGGGTAGAGGGCTTGCTGCACTGGCCCAGCTTATCGACAGCCAGGAAAAAGCCGAAGAGCTTTGGAAATTGATTACCACCTACATGAGTTTTCTCGAACATGCCCAGACCGACACAGGACACTTCCACAACTTCATGAACTATAAAAGAGAGTTTCTGGACGAAGAAGGCAGTGAAGACACTCTGGGGCGGGCAGTCTACGGGCTTGGGCATGTGATAAGCTGCCCTTATCTTTCAAAAAACATGCGTACTCTTGCACACACACTCATCAGTAAAGCCGGAACACAGATGGAAAATTTGAGCTACCCGCGGGCAAAAGCCTACACAATATGCGGGCTGTATGAAATGCTCAGGGCAGGCGTTGATGCGGACTCATTTGAATCAATATTTAACTCTCGCAGGGATGCTGTCAGGGCTGTAGACTCCCTCATAGACAGGGATACTTTTGAATCCTTATTTCTCAGCCATGCCGATTCTCTGGTCGACCTGTATGAGGCTAACAGAAAAGAAGATTGGGAATGGTTTGAACCCACAGTAACTTACAGCAATGCAAAACTGAGTGAATCCCTGATCCTTGCGTACAAATACACCAAAGACCGCACTTACAGAAAAGCCGGGCTTGCCACTCTGGACTTTCTCACCGAAACCCAGTGGAAAGGCGATTTTTTTGATATAATTGGAAATAAGGGCTGGTACTCCTGGAGCGGGGAGAAACCGATTTTTGACCAGCAGCCAATCGAAGCGGGCTACCTGACCCAGGCTTACATTTCAGCCTACGAGGCTGTTCGGGTGAGTAAATATCTGAAACTTGCAAGGTACTCTTTTGAATATTTCCTGGGCAGAAACCGCCTGCAAATTCCCATGTATGACTCATTAACAGGCGCGGTCTACGATGGGATCAACTGTGATGGGATAAACTGCAACCAGGGTGCAGAATCCGTAATCTGCTTCCTCCTGGCTTTAAGCTCTTTAAATAAATGCACAGATGAAGCTTACAGTGCCCTATTCCAGCCCTCAGCAAGGAGCGAGGGCCTGACAAAGAAAAAGAGCCTGTTAGCGGTAAATCAAATCGACTGA
- a CDS encoding glycoside hydrolase family 130 protein: protein MIWKDHGELFVRHKKNPILTVEDWPYQANSVFNPAAAMVEGKTLLMVRVEDHRGFSHFTVAKSNNGIDGWEIDPEPTLTPDAINYPEEIYGIEDPRITYIDEMGKWAVAYTAFSDSGPLTSLALTRDFRNFERIGATLPPENKDSALFPLQFNGKWAMLHRPVSSMSGAKANIWISFSPDMRNWGNHQVLLYAREGGWWDARKIGLSPQPIRTYDGWLIMYHGVRPTTSKLSYRLGLALLDLEDPRRVLHRSEGWVFGPRELYERSGDVNDVVFPCGWVLNEDQIRLYYGSADTSVSLASAKLNDVLEYIHECPVEQCPAEFCRSFEGHLHASIE, encoded by the coding sequence ATGATCTGGAAGGACCACGGAGAATTATTTGTAAGGCACAAAAAAAATCCTATCCTTACTGTTGAAGACTGGCCGTATCAGGCTAATTCGGTGTTTAACCCCGCAGCCGCCATGGTTGAAGGTAAAACTCTCTTAATGGTGCGGGTTGAAGACCATAGGGGCTTTTCTCACTTTACGGTAGCCAAGAGTAATAACGGGATAGACGGCTGGGAAATTGACCCCGAACCAACTTTGACTCCGGATGCTATTAACTACCCTGAAGAGATATACGGCATTGAAGATCCACGTATAACTTATATTGATGAGATGGGAAAATGGGCTGTGGCATACACTGCTTTTTCGGATTCCGGCCCCCTCACATCCCTGGCCCTTACCAGGGATTTCCGTAATTTTGAGAGGATAGGAGCCACCCTACCTCCTGAAAATAAGGATTCTGCTCTCTTTCCGCTGCAGTTTAACGGTAAATGGGCAATGTTGCACAGGCCGGTCTCTTCGATGAGCGGGGCAAAGGCAAATATCTGGATTTCCTTTTCTCCGGATATGCGGAACTGGGGAAACCATCAGGTGCTGCTATATGCAAGGGAAGGAGGGTGGTGGGATGCCCGTAAGATAGGTTTATCCCCTCAGCCGATTCGTACATACGACGGATGGTTAATTATGTACCACGGAGTGCGCCCAACAACATCAAAACTAAGTTATCGGCTTGGGCTGGCTCTCCTTGACCTTGAAGACCCGAGGAGAGTCCTCCACAGGTCCGAAGGATGGGTTTTCGGACCTCGGGAACTGTATGAACGCAGTGGAGATGTTAATGATGTTGTCTTCCCATGTGGCTGGGTCCTGAATGAAGACCAGATCCGTCTTTATTATGGGAGTGCGGATACATCGGTGTCCCTGGCGAGCGCAAAACTTAACGATGTTCTGGAGTATATCCATGAGTGCCCGGTGGAGCAGTGTCCGGCAGAATTCTGCAGATCTTTTGAAGGACACCTGCATGCCTCTATAGAATAA
- a CDS encoding disaggregatase related repeat-containing protein, producing the protein MVNCLVLSVIPAALCISSTPVIYVAGDGSGDFNCDGTDDHVQINQALKFVAENSEYTTVHLKGPFTYVIDDTLLIGSNTILEGDSGVKIKLVSNANWEAWKPMIKERNTGSSGITIRGFTIDGNREGNTNVVSGKGYYNLIHLSSCQNIKVYNMYLTNNHGDGLKTNKCTNVEFYDNEIYLLGHDGLYASSCSDVEAYGNIITCRTNSGLRLYNTNKASFHDNVITSEGSGGAGIEIQKYNTPSMDDIEVYNNVIYKTALAGIWIFGSGSYSVSTANVYVHHNQIYDTGTKTSNSIIGGIVSNGFGGLIENNVIDGAYGAGIVQKTVYSPAPSGSGFVLTIRNNILSNSRSSSGGGSGYGINNELSGTHSFILQNNCVYGNAGGDSRNVQLSASDLKVDPQFADRNSHDYHLKSKAGRWNGKSWVTDSTSSLCIDAGYSASDYSKESQDNGGRINIGTYGNTKYASKSGTTEVVTNQVPVMNSIPDAAVKIGKSLTFTVSASDAEGDSLSYSASNLPTGAAFDSKSGVFSWTPAVGQEGTYSVTFMVSDGKLTDSATATINVSKQEDTSKQEDPSIITGEIYDNRLREASPDIVYQSSSFIDVGAMSIGRYRDIMWFDLSEYADSEEISNATLSLYWYYPAGKTRPEDTVIEIYRPADSWNPDYVSWNKKDKGVSWKNAGGDWYDRNRVLQGSTPYATITIKGSILPDNSYYELDVTDLVNEYISGKYDNTGFLIKAHTENNNYIAFYSSDCGYENQKPKLTVTEEGSVNQVDVQPIDVTVSGAKDNRLREASAENVYQSSTYIDVGALSGVSRYRDLMQFDLSEYADHSGVNSATLSLYWYYPSEKSRSEDTVIEIYRPADSWNPDYVSWNKKDKRVSWKNAGGDWYDRNGVLQGSTPYATMTIKGSDLPDNSYHEIDVTDLVSEYVSGKYDNTGFLIKARTENNNYIAFYSSEAGSENQRPKLNLQLKQ; encoded by the coding sequence ATGGTAAACTGCCTTGTCCTGTCGGTTATTCCTGCAGCTTTATGCATAAGTTCCACACCTGTCATTTACGTAGCAGGTGATGGGAGCGGAGATTTCAATTGTGACGGAACAGATGACCATGTTCAGATAAATCAGGCCCTTAAATTCGTTGCTGAAAATTCTGAATATACAACTGTCCACCTCAAAGGTCCTTTTACCTATGTTATTGACGATACGCTTCTGATCGGCAGCAATACTATCCTCGAGGGGGACTCCGGTGTAAAAATAAAGCTTGTCAGTAATGCTAACTGGGAGGCTTGGAAGCCGATGATTAAAGAAAGAAACACCGGAAGCAGTGGCATTACTATTCGAGGTTTTACAATCGACGGGAACCGGGAAGGAAATACAAATGTGGTAAGCGGAAAAGGATATTATAACCTTATCCACCTCAGCAGCTGTCAGAACATAAAAGTGTATAATATGTATCTGACCAACAACCACGGGGACGGCCTGAAGACCAATAAATGCACAAATGTCGAGTTCTATGATAACGAAATCTACCTGCTCGGGCACGACGGGCTCTATGCCAGTAGCTGTTCTGACGTGGAAGCTTACGGCAATATAATAACCTGCAGGACAAACAGTGGCCTCAGGCTTTATAACACAAACAAAGCCAGCTTCCATGACAACGTTATTACCTCTGAAGGCTCAGGAGGAGCAGGCATTGAAATCCAGAAATATAACACTCCTTCAATGGACGATATTGAAGTCTACAACAACGTAATCTATAAAACTGCTCTTGCAGGGATCTGGATTTTTGGCTCAGGATCCTATTCGGTTTCGACGGCAAACGTTTATGTCCACCATAACCAGATCTATGATACCGGAACCAAGACCAGCAACAGTATAATCGGAGGAATCGTATCCAACGGGTTCGGCGGGCTCATTGAAAACAACGTTATCGATGGGGCCTACGGAGCTGGAATTGTCCAGAAAACTGTTTATTCCCCGGCTCCTTCCGGTTCAGGTTTTGTTCTTACTATCAGGAACAATATACTTTCAAACTCCAGGTCCTCTTCAGGCGGGGGAAGCGGATACGGAATAAACAATGAGCTGTCCGGAACTCATTCTTTTATCCTGCAGAACAACTGCGTCTACGGAAATGCAGGAGGAGATTCCAGAAATGTCCAGCTTTCGGCTTCTGATCTAAAAGTAGACCCCCAGTTTGCCGATAGAAACAGCCACGACTACCACCTGAAATCAAAAGCAGGAAGATGGAACGGAAAAAGCTGGGTCACTGACAGCACGAGCTCCCTCTGCATCGATGCAGGATACAGCGCTTCGGACTATTCTAAGGAGTCTCAGGACAACGGAGGCAGGATTAACATAGGAACATACGGAAACACAAAGTATGCTTCCAAATCCGGAACAACGGAAGTAGTTACCAATCAGGTTCCTGTGATGAATTCCATTCCGGACGCTGCTGTTAAGATAGGAAAAAGTCTGACCTTTACAGTAAGTGCTTCTGATGCAGAGGGGGACAGCCTCAGTTACTCGGCTTCGAACCTACCCACCGGAGCAGCTTTTGATAGCAAATCAGGGGTTTTTTCCTGGACTCCGGCTGTCGGACAGGAAGGAACGTACAGCGTAACCTTTATGGTAAGCGATGGTAAACTGACGGATTCAGCTACGGCAACCATAAACGTTTCTAAACAGGAAGACACTTCTAAGCAGGAAGATCCTTCAATTATAACAGGAGAGATCTACGATAACCGCTTGCGTGAAGCATCGCCTGACATCGTCTACCAGAGTTCGTCCTTTATTGATGTCGGTGCAATGAGTATTGGCCGGTACAGAGATATAATGTGGTTTGACCTGAGCGAGTATGCAGATTCCGAAGAAATCAGTAATGCGACTCTTTCCCTCTACTGGTATTACCCTGCAGGAAAAACAAGACCTGAAGATACTGTGATTGAGATTTACAGGCCTGCCGATTCCTGGAACCCGGACTACGTGAGCTGGAATAAAAAAGACAAAGGGGTTTCCTGGAAAAATGCAGGAGGAGACTGGTACGACAGGAACAGGGTTCTTCAGGGTAGTACTCCGTATGCTACAATAACTATCAAGGGAAGTATCCTTCCTGACAACAGTTACTACGAGCTGGACGTAACCGATCTAGTAAATGAATACATCAGCGGAAAATACGATAATACCGGTTTTCTGATTAAAGCCCACACGGAAAACAATAATTACATAGCTTTCTATAGCAGCGACTGCGGATATGAAAACCAGAAACCCAAACTTACTGTAACTGAAGAGGGATCTGTAAACCAGGTTGATGTCCAGCCTATTGATGTGACCGTAAGCGGAGCAAAGGACAACCGACTACGTGAAGCTTCCGCTGAAAACGTCTACCAGAGTTCAACCTATATTGATGTAGGTGCGCTAAGTGGAGTTAGCAGGTATAGAGATCTGATGCAGTTTGACCTGAGCGAGTATGCTGATCATAGCGGGGTAAACAGTGCGACCCTTTCTCTATACTGGTACTATCCTTCAGAGAAATCAAGATCGGAAGATACTGTGATTGAGATTTACAGGCCTGCCGATTCCTGGAACCCGGACTACGTGAGCTGGAATAAAAAAGACAAAAGGGTTTCCTGGAAAAATGCAGGAGGAGACTGGTACGACAGGAACGGGGTTCTGCAGGGCAGCACTCCTTATGCTACAATGACGATTAAGGGCAGCGACCTTCCGGATAACAGCTACCATGAGATCGACGTGACGGATCTGGTAAGCGAATACGTCAGCGGCAAATACGACAATACCGGTTTTCTGATCAAAGCCCGCACGGAAAACAATAATTATATAGCTTTCTACAGTTCAGAGGCAGGCAGTGAGAATCAGCGTCCTAAATTGAATTTGCAATTGAAGCAGTAA